From the genome of Carassius gibelio isolate Cgi1373 ecotype wild population from Czech Republic chromosome A16, carGib1.2-hapl.c, whole genome shotgun sequence, one region includes:
- the glipr2l gene encoding GLI pathogenesis-related 2, like isoform X1 has product MGKSASRLFSEEVMKAHNEYRRKHQAPPLKLSSKLSREAARYAESLASTRILKHSVESSRGNCGENLAWASYDQTGKDVSDRWYNEVNQYNFNQPGFSSGTGHFTAMVWKSSKKLGVGKAVASDGSTFVVARYFPAGNITNQGHFQANVLPPKS; this is encoded by the exons ATGGGGAAGTCAG CCTCCAGGCTTTTTTCTGAGGAGGTAATGAAGGCTCATAATGAGTACAGGAGAAAACATCAAGCCCCACCTTTAAAACTCAGCAGTAAACTGAGCCGTGAAGCAGCACG ATATGCTGAGAGCCTTGCTAGCACCAGGATTCTGAAGCACAGTGTTGAGTCTAGTAGAGGAAACTGTGGAGAAAATTTAGCATGGGCATCGTATGATCAAACAG GTAAAGATGTGTCTGATCGCTGGTATAATGAAGTGAACCAGTACAACTTCAACCAGCCAGGATTCTCCTCTGGAACTG GTCACTTCACTGCAATGGTGTGGAAAAGCTCAAAGAAACTTGGTGTTGGTAAAGCTGTGGCCTCAGATGGTTCTACGTTCGTAGTGGCACGTTATTTCCCTGCCGGCAACATTACCAATCAGGGCCACTTTCAGGCCAATGTCCTGCCCCCTAAAAGCTGA
- the glipr2l gene encoding GLI pathogenesis-related 2, like isoform X2 — MGPASRLFSEEVMKAHNEYRRKHQAPPLKLSSKLSREAARYAESLASTRILKHSVESSRGNCGENLAWASYDQTGKDVSDRWYNEVNQYNFNQPGFSSGTGHFTAMVWKSSKKLGVGKAVASDGSTFVVARYFPAGNITNQGHFQANVLPPKS; from the exons ATGGGCCCTG CCTCCAGGCTTTTTTCTGAGGAGGTAATGAAGGCTCATAATGAGTACAGGAGAAAACATCAAGCCCCACCTTTAAAACTCAGCAGTAAACTGAGCCGTGAAGCAGCACG ATATGCTGAGAGCCTTGCTAGCACCAGGATTCTGAAGCACAGTGTTGAGTCTAGTAGAGGAAACTGTGGAGAAAATTTAGCATGGGCATCGTATGATCAAACAG GTAAAGATGTGTCTGATCGCTGGTATAATGAAGTGAACCAGTACAACTTCAACCAGCCAGGATTCTCCTCTGGAACTG GTCACTTCACTGCAATGGTGTGGAAAAGCTCAAAGAAACTTGGTGTTGGTAAAGCTGTGGCCTCAGATGGTTCTACGTTCGTAGTGGCACGTTATTTCCCTGCCGGCAACATTACCAATCAGGGCCACTTTCAGGCCAATGTCCTGCCCCCTAAAAGCTGA